The genomic segment TTCCCCGACCGGGGCGTGCGCCGGTCGTTCGATCGCTCCGGTTGACTGCCGGACAACGAACACCGGCGCGGTGAGGCGTGCCGTCGCCCTACAGAGTGTGGGCCTGCGGAGTCGCTCGCCGAAATCACCGCGACGATTGCTTCCACCTCTGCGGCCAGGGACCAACCGGGAGCGACCCGGCGCGCCGCTGGGCGGCCGCCGGCGTGAGAGTCTCGAGCTTCACCCGCGTAACCGGTTCGTCGGGTCTGGTAGAGAGCCGAGTCGCGAGGACGAGTGTGCGCATGGAACGATTGGATCAGGCGGCAGCGAGCCGGGAAGAGGTACTCGCGCCGCACCGCCCGCCGTGCGTGTCACTTCCTCTTCCCGGCCTGGTCCATCTTCTTTCGGGTCGCCTCGCTCCGCAGCAGTGGCGGCTCGGCCTCCCCGGGCATCAGCCGGGCCGCCTCGTCCGCCGCCGCCACGGCCTCGTCGAACCGCTTGCGCTGGATCGCCATCTTCGCCTTGCTGACCCACTGGTCGTACTCCGCTATCACCCGCTCCGCGTCGCGCCGCAGTTGCGTCGCCTCCGCGTGGTCGGCGACGATGCCCTCGGCCTGCTGGGCCACCTTGACCGCGTCCCGGTAGCGCCGCGCGAGCATGGCCGTCTTCGCCTCGGCGAGGGCCTGCTTGTACCGCTCCCGGTCCGCGTCCGTCAGGGCCTGACGGGCGGCGGCGAGCAGCGCCTTGACGGCCTCGTCTCGGGGCATCAACCGCGCGGCGATCTCGAACTCGGTGACCGCCTCGGCGGGGCGGTTCGCGGCCCGCGCGTCCCGGCCGCGGCGGACGTGACCCTCGAAGTCGGCGGCCAGCTTCTCCGCGGCGGCCGCCTCGTCGCCGGGAACTAGGGTTTCGGCGCTCGTGAACCACCGGACCGCGGCGTCGTGGTTCCCCGCGCCGGCCGCCAGCCGCCCGGCGCCCATCGCCTTCTCGTACTCGTCCCGGATCTCCGTGCGGCGGGCGTTCTGTGCTTTCTGGAGCAGCCCCCGGACGGCGGCATCGGACGGGGCCTTCTGGGACGCGGCGAGAAACGTGCGGGTCGCGTCGGCGTACTGCTTGGCGTCGAACTGCTCCGTGCCCTGTTCGACCAGCCGCGGGGATCTCGGCGCGGTCCCGGGCGGCGGCCGCATCGGGGTCGTTGGGCTTCCAGCGGAGGGCCGCGACGAACGCCGCCCGCGCGGCGGGGTGCCGCTCGCGGCCTCGGCGGGTGCGGCCGGCGGCCATCGCCTTCTCGTACTGCTTCGCGTCGTGGTTCCATTTCGCGGCCCGAGCCCGCCCGAGCCAGTTCGCCGTGTCGGCGTCCTCCGGCCTCAGCGCGTGGGCCTTCTCGAACGCGGCAACCGCGGGCTCGAACGCGCCCGATTCCAGGTGCGCGAGCCCCTCGGTGTACGCGGCGTCGTATTCGGCCGCTCGGACCTCTTGCCGGTGGCGCTCGGCCTCGGGATCCACTTGTCCCCCGCAGCCGAGGGCGATACTCAGGACGACGGCCCCGGTGCCGAGTCGGGTCGAACGTGTCACGGGTCACCACCGCTGGGTAGAAGGGGAGAAGTATCCTGCGGAGTATTCGTCACGACCGTGCAAAGCTTAACGGTAATCGCGGAACAAACCGAGTCGCGTCCCCACTCGAGACTCGCGCCACGGGGATGAGGACGTGCGAACAACGTCTGATCGGGGCAGGTGACGGCCGACCGGGCCAGGGGCGGCTCACGTACGCCTCCGCCGCGGCGGACGGGGCCACCGGTCCCCCGCCACGTCCTTCAGGTCGTCCACGATCAGGCTACACTCACGCGCGGCACCCTGAACCAGCGCCTCCCGGTCCGCGAAGAACTGGTCGGCGGCCCAGTCGGCTGAGGACTGAGCGAGGACCGCCCCGGGCGCCATCGCCGACGGGAGCGCGGACCCGGTGAGCGGAACGTTCCGGCGCGGCGTTCGCAGCCGCCCGGTGATGCGCCACCCCTGCTCGACGCGCTCCACCGCGAACGTCAGGCCGGGCACGTCCGTTGCGCGGACCCGTTCGATCGGCCATGCGGCGAGGGCGAACGGGGCAACCGCGTGCCATAATTGGAGCGTCACATCCAGCTCGGCGAGCATCCCGCGACTAAACACGCCCAGCGCCGCGCCGATGCGAACCGTCACCCGGTCGCCGGCACCGTCCCACGACCAGTCACCAAAAGCAAGTCGGGACGGTCCGAGCCCCAGTGCCGACAGCCACAGTGCGGGGTGTGACGCCGTCGTCAGGTCGGTGAGTGTCTTCAGTGCGGCGTAATAGTCGGGATCGTCGATCAGTTCCGCGCCCCGAAACCGAGCGGCGACCACCCCCGCCCGGATGAATCGCCCGAACACACTCTCGCCGCGCTCCTCGAGCCAGTCGGCCAGAACGAGGCGCGCGGTGTCGTCGGCGGGGTCGTTGAGCACGTTCGCGAGCAGGGCGGTGCGGTCGTCCACGGCCACCTCGCAACTGAATTCTCCGCCCGCGGAAACGGCTCAGTAGACGATTGTAACTTACGGTTCGCTCGTCTTCGGAGGTGGTTTTGGGAATCCTCGCGTGAGCTTTCCATACAGGTCTGTTGGTAGCTCCCAGAGTTTCAGGAGTCGCTTTTGCACCTTGGTCAACGGCGATAACAGCGTGTGCGTCTGGCCGTTGACCTCGATGACACTCAGGCTGATCGTCTTCAGCACACCCAGCAACAACTCCGCACTCGGACGCGCCGTCTTGCGGCCCGCTTGACCCGCATACACACCTTCCAACTTCGACCCATCCTTCCTCAAACCCTCACGCACCTGCCACTCCAACAACGTCAACACGCGCAACGCCACACTCAACAAATACACCAAACCCTCGATCCGAACTTCGTCCTGCAAATACAACGGCGTCAGACCCAGAGGCCGTCCCTTCAGACGCGACCAGTCGTTCTCAATCCGATACTGGCCCCGGTACGCCCATACCACCTGCGTCAGGCTCATCCCCACCCCATTGGTGCCGTACACCTGCCAGCCCATCTCGCGTTTCTTCTCCTCGATCGCCTTGTCGTCGCGCGCACCTCGATCTCGAACGACACGTCCGTCTTCTCGGTTGGTGGGCGACCGCCATACCCTCGCTTCTTCTGCCTCGTCATTACCGCTTGGGCCGTGCAACTGAGCAAGTCCTCCACTCGTTCACGCTTCATGATGACTTCCGCTGCCGCCATCAGTTCCGTGTGAAATAACTGCTTTTTGCCCCGCTTGCGTGTGGGCAACTCACGCAAACACCTCTCGGCTGTCGAGAGACGACGCTCCAATGCCTCCTGTTGGGCCACCGCGTAGGCTTTCGAACGGACCAGCCAGCGGCGTTCCGTCCAACGCACCTCCTTGACTCGACCTCGGCGGTCAACTCCACATCCACGTAGAACCCCTCGGCCACCCGTTCGTCAGGCTGGCCTGGGGGACCAGGGCGTGACACCTTCTGCAACACCTGAGTGCCCAACCATACCGGGAGCAACAACTCGTGCCGCTGGGCCAAACTGAGTTGAGCTTGCGACAGCGGGCACAGGTAGAAATCGCCGCCAGCAGCCACGAAGGCTCGGGTGGCCAGGGCTGCCATCTTGCAGTCACCCACGTAGGTGCGACCACCCACCCGAGGGACTGTCGCACGGCCACGATGGCGGGCACATACAACGGATCGTCCGTCGCGTTGCCCGGCACGACGGCTGTGGCCAGGGGCATGCCCAGTGGGTCGAGAACC from the Frigoriglobus tundricola genome contains:
- a CDS encoding IS1634 family transposase, encoding MHGPSGNDEAEEARVWRSPTNREDGRVVRDRGARDDKAIEEKKREMGWQVYGTNGVGMSLTQVVWAYRGQYRIENDWSRLKGRPLGLTPLYLQDEVRIEGLVYLLSVALRVLTLLEWQVREGLRKDGSKLEGVYAGQAGRKTARPSAELLLGVLKTISLSVIEVNGQTHTLLSPLTKVQKRLLKLWELPTDLYGKLTRGFPKPPPKTSEP
- a CDS encoding TIGR02996 domain-containing protein, coding for MDDRTALLANVLNDPADDTARLVLADWLEERGESVFGRFIRAGVVAARFRGAELIDDPDYYAALKTLTDLTTASHPALWLSALGLGPSRLAFGDWSWDGAGDRVTVRIGAALGVFSRGMLAELDVTLQLWHAVAPFALAAWPIERVRATDVPGLTFAVERVEQGWRITGRLRTPRRNVPLTGSALPSAMAPGAVLAQSSADWAADQFFADREALVQGAARECSLIVDDLKDVAGDRWPRPPRRRRT